ACGCATTCAACGTAGCCGGACGACCGGCGGCGCTACGTCTGCGCGAGCACCTCTCGGACCAGGGTGCTGGCGAGTCGGTTCTGGTCGTCGGCGACGGGTTCACCGGGATCGAGACCGTCACCGAGATCGCCGAGGCCCGACCTGACCTGTCCGTGACCCTTCTCGCCCGTGGAGGGCTGGGTGACCGGCTCTCCGAGAATGCGCGTCACCACCTACGTCGGGCTTGCGACCGGCTGGGTATCAACGTTGTGGAGCACACCACGGTCGAAACCGTCGAGGCCACCGGCGTACGGTGCACCGACGGCAACGTCCTGCAGGCGGATACGACCATCTGGACGGCGGGGTTCGCGGTCAGCCCGATCGCGGCAGCTGCGGGGCTCGAGGTCACCGAACGCGGTCAGATCGTCGTCGATCGCACCATGCGGTCGGTTTCTCATCCGTCCGTGTACGCGGTCGGCGACACCGTGTTCACCCTCGGCGAGAACGGTCGACAGCTGCCCATGAACTGTGGCTCGGCCGGGTACACCGGTCGACAGGCTATCGCGGCGATCGTCGGACGCCTGACCGGCCGCGAGATCGCCAACGTCAAGTTGGTGTATCGGTACAGCGCGATCAGTCTCGGCCGTCGCGACGGCATCCTGCAGCTCATCGACGGTGAGGCACAGCCGAAGTCGAGGTACTTGGGCGGCAGGAAGGCCGTCCGGGTGAAGGCGGGGATCCAGAAGGGTGCCCTGTTGGGAACGCGGCATCCGACTCTCGGACTACCCAAACGTCGGCGCCGACTCGCTGCCGAGCCGTCGAGTACGTAAGCAACTAAGGTGATGCGCGTGGACGGCACCTCCGTCGATCGTTTCGACGTCAGCCGATTCGAGGCGAGCCGAAACCGGCTTGCTTCGCTGGCGTACCGGCTGCTCGGTTCGGCGTCCGACGCCGAGGACGCTGTGCAGGATGCGTTCCTACGCTGGCAGTCCGCCGACCGGCAGCGGATCAAGGTTCCGGAAGCGTGGTTGACGAAAGTCGTCACGCACCTCTGCCTCGACCGGCTCCGCTCGGCGCAGTTCCGCCGCGAGCACAGTGCCGGCGCATGGCTGCCTGAACCGCTTCTCGACAGCGACCCCATGCTCGGGCCGTCGGAGACCGTCGAACAGCGTGAGTCGGTCTCCCTCGCCGTGCTCACGCTGATGGAGCGACTCTCGCCGCTCGAACGCTCCGTGTACGTGTTGCGGGAGGCGTTCTCGTACAGTCACGCCGATATCGCGGAGATCCTCGACCTCACCGAGTCGGCGAGTCAACAGCATCTGCATCGTGCGCGTCATCACATCACCACGTCGCGACGACGTTCGCTCGACGTCGATCCGGCGTCGGCGCGCAGGGTCGTCGAGGAGTTCCTCACCGCCGCGTCGTCGGGCCGCACAGAACGGCTTGTGGCACTGCTCACCGACGATGCAACGGCGATCTCCGACGGAGCCGGTCTGACCACGTCACTGCTTCGGTACGAGACGCCGGAGCGGATCGCGATCGTCGCACGAGCCGGCTTCACCCCCTCCGCCGCGAAGCGACGCTTTGCCGGCGGCACCCTTGCCGCGCACTATGCGCTCGTCAACGGCTCATCGGCGATCCTCTTCGTGCTGAGCGATCGGGTCGTGGGCGCGGTGACCTTCGACCTTGCGGGTGGCCGGATCGCGACTGTACGAGGCATCGCCGCACCTGCTCGCCTGGTCCGTCTTGCCGAGCAATGGCGACAACACGAGCCCGGGCTGCCGATCATCGCCGAGTGGTGACTGCCAACGGTTCGGTCTCGCCTCGACGACGGAACAATGCACCGGCGACGACCGCACCGGCGACGAAGAACGCAGCGCACCACCAGTAGGCGACCGTGTAGCTGTGCACCGCCGCGTCTGCGGCGACCGTTGGCGCCGCCGCGTGCGAGGCGATGTAATCCGTCACGGCGGCGGCTGCGAGCGTGTTCAGCAGCGCCGTACCGACCGCGCCGCCGACCTGTTGACTCGTGTTGACGAGGGCCGAGGCGACCCCGGCGTGCTGCCCCTCAACACCGAGCGTTGCGCTCTGCATCGCGGCGGGGACGATCGTGCCCATCGCGGCGCCCATGAGCATCAGCGCCGGCAGTACGTCGGCTGCGTACGTACTCGACAGGTCGAGGTTGGTGAGATAGGCCATGGCGAACGCGCCGAGCAGCATGCCGATCGGCACCATGACCTTCGAACCGAGCCGGGGCACGAACAGGTTGGTGCCGAGCTGCGCAGCGATCACCAGCATCCCGACCATGGGCAGGAACGAGAGCCCGGTCCGGATCGGCGAGTAGTCCAGCGAGACCTGCAGGAAGTACGTGACGAAGAGGAAGACGCCGAACATGCCGATTGCGGCCATGAACACCGAGACGTAGCCGGCGGCGCGATTGCGGTCGGTGAGGACCGACAGGGGCAGTAGCGGATGCGCGGTACGCCGCTGCCAGGCCACGAACCCGATGAGCAGCACTGCAGCGACAGCGAGCGTTGCCCAGGTGAGCGGGGAACCCCAACCCTCGGATTCGGCATTGGAGAAGCCGTAGACGAGGCCGAAGAGCCCGGCTGAGACGAGTAGGGCGCCGGGCAGGTCGAGTCGCGGACGCGACGCGGCCCGCTCGTTCGCTGGTACGAAGATGAATGCGCCGACCGCGGCGACCACAGCAATCACGATGTTGATGTAGAGACTCCAGCGCCAGTCGAGCTGTTGGGTGAGGAACCCACCGAGCAGCAGGCCGACCGCGCCACCGGCGCCCGCAATGGCGCCGAACACGCCGAACGCTCGAGCGCGCTCCCTTGGGATCGTGAAGGTGGTCGTGAGCACGGCGAGCGCTGCAGGGGCGAGTAGAGCGCCGAACACGCCCTGTAGAGCGCGAGCGCCGACGAGCATCCCGAAGCTGGTGGCTGCACCGCCGAGCGCGGAGGCGGCCGCGAACCCGATGAGGCCGGTCAACAAGGTGCGTCTGCGCCCGATGAGGTCGGAGAGGCGTCCGCCGAGCAACAGCAGGCTGCCGAAGGCGAGTGCGTACGCGGTGATGACCCACTGTCGGTCTCCGTCGGAGAAGCCGAGGTCGGCTTGGGCTGACGGCAGAGCGATGTTCACGACGGTCGTGTCGAGCACGACCATGAGCTGGGCGAGCCCTACGACGACGAGGGTCAACCAGCGGCGAGACGCCGGCGCTGCGGTCGTGGGCGGTGCAAGCGAGTTCTGTGACATGCCTGGCACAATATACGAGACTCCTTAGTTTCGAAACCCTTGAGTTCCGGAACTATCGAGTAACATCGGACGCACAACGGAAAGGCAGGCCGCCGCGATGACCCAGTTCGGCACGCAGGAACCGACCACCAAACTCGGTCGTAAACGCGATCCCGGACGCGATCGCGTCATCCTCGACGCCACACTCGACGTGCTCGCCGAGTCCGGCTACGACGGAATGACGATCGACCTGGTCGCGGCGCGCGCCAAGGCGGGAAAGGCAACGCTCTACCGGCGCTGGGCGTCGAAGCGTGAGCTCGTGGCCGACGCGGTCGCGAGCGTCAAACCGCCGGCGGACCTCGACGCTCTCCCCGACACCGGCTCGTTGCGCGGCGATCTCATCGCGAGTCTGAAGGCGCCCTCGACCGAACACGCCGAGCGCAAGCTCAAGATCATGGCGGGCATCGTGTCGCTGCTGAACACCGACCCGACCCTCGCCGATGTGGTGCAGCGCGCGCTCATCGAGCCCACTGCGGCGGTCAACCGGATCCTCATCCAGCGCGCGATCGACCGCGGGGAAGTCTCGCCGGACTGCGACATCGAGACGTTGGCCGTCGTGGCGCCCGCCATGGCGGCGTACCGCACGCTTTTTCAGCGGCTACCGATCGACAGCGACTACATCGTCTCGATCATCGACGGTGTCGTCGTGCCGACCGCTACCGGCGTGACGGCGACTGGTTTGATGGATGCGTGCCCGAGTACTTCACCCTGAACCACCGTCTGCCCGGCCGTCTCGGACGCACCGGCACGATCCGTACGCCCCATGGAGACATCGAAACTCCCGCGTTCATTCCGGTCGGCACCCGGGCCACCGTCAAGTCTGTGCTACCCGAGTCGATGCGCGAGCTCGGCGCACAGGCACTACTGGCCAACGCGTACCACCTGTACCTGCAGCCGGGCGACGACCTGATCGATGAGGCCGGCGGTCTCGGCAGCTTCATGAACTGGCCCGGACCGACCTTCACCGACTCCGGCGGGTTCCAGGTGATGTCGCTCGGCGCGGGCTTCAAGAAGGTCTTGTCGATGGACAGCAGCACCGCGCGACACGATGACGTCATCGCCGAGGGCAAGGAGCGACTCGCGCACGTCGACGACGACGGTGTGACGTTCAAGTCGCACATCGACGGATCGAAACACCGGTTCACACCCGAAGAGTCCATGCGCATTCAGCACAACCTCGGCGCCGACATCATCTTCGCGTTCGACGAGTGCACGACGCTGCTGAACACCCGCGGGTACCAGGAGCGGTCGCTCGAGCGTACCCATGCCTGGGCCAAACGGTGCGTGGTCGAACACGAGCGGCTCTCCGCCGCGCGCACCCACCGGCCGCCACAGGCGCTGTTCGGCATCGTGCAGGGCGCGCAGTACGAAGACCTGCGACGTACGGCCGCACGTGACATCGCCTCGATGGACTTCGACGGCTTCGGCATCGGCGGCGCGCTCGAGAAGACCGAGCTCGGCACCATCGTCGGCTGGGTCAACGAGGAGCTACCGGAGGACAAACCGCGCCATCTGCTGGGCATCGGCGAGCCCGACGACCTGTTCACGGCGATCGAGAACGGCGCCGACACCTTCGACTGCGTGTCGGCATCCCGGGTCGCCCGGAGCGGACGCGTGCTCCACCCGGACGGCCGCTTCAGCATCGTCACGGCCCGCTGTCGCCGCGACCTCTCCCCCATCGACGAGAACTGCGACTGCTACACCTGCTGCAACTACTCCCGCGCGTACCTCCATCACTCGTTCAAGACGAACGAGATGATCTCGGCGACGCTCGCCACCATCCACAACGAGCGCTTCATCGTCCGCCTCGTCGATGACATCCGGGCGAGCATCGTCAGCGGCGCCTTCGACGACTTCCGCAGCACGTTTCTGAACCGTTACTACGACTGAGGCGCGGATCGCTGCTTGGGCCCTACAGTTGGGCATATGGAGAGTCGAGGGGTGTCCAGGCGACGAGCGTGGCTGCTTGCCGCCGTCGCGGCGGCTCTCGCCATATCCGTCGTCGTCAGCACCGGCCTGCTACGTGACGAGTCCGAGTCGGCCGGCGGCCCGGTGACGCCGATTCGCCAGGCCGATGCGGACGCACCGCATGCGCTGTGGATCGGCGACAGCTACACCGTCGGTTACGGTACGAAGGGCCCAGCGTTCGGTTACGCATGCTTGGTCTCCGACCGACGCGGGTGGACCTGCGAGCTCGACGCGCAGAGCGGCACCGGCTTCGTCAACGGCGGCGCTCCGGCGAACGACTACTCGCCGCTCGATGACCGGTTGGCCCGCACCAATAGCGCATTCGGGCCAGACCTCGTGGTGATCGACGCCGGACGGAACGACCGCGAAGTGCCGACTCCTGTGTTCAGGCGGGCAGTCACGGGCTACTTCGCCGATGTCCACGAAGCGTTCCCCGACGCACGCTTCGCCGTCGTCCTTCCGTTCCTGCTCGGTGAGACCGACGCCGAACTCGGCGCCGTCAACGGGGTGCTGCGCAACGCGGCGCGAGCGATCGACGCCACGGTCGTCGACACGACGACGCCCGAATGGACGCGGATGATCAACGGACTACCAACCGTCGATGCGATTCACCCGACGGCGGCGAGTCATGCCGTCATCGCGCGGCGGCTGGTCGGTGACTTCCGCCGCCTCCACGTGCTCACGCGTACGACGGCTCGCGCCTCTTGATCCAGCCGATCACGGCGTACGTGACCGGCAGGAAGATCACCTCGACGGCCACCTTGTACACGTACCCGGTGATCGCGTAGTTGACGAACGTTCCACCGGTGATCACGCCGAAGAATGCGATCGTGCAGAACACCAAGGTGTCGAAGAACTCACCGACTACCGTCGAGCCGAGCAGCCTGGCCCAGAGATTGCCCTCGCGGGTGCGCTTCTTGATTGCGACGAGCACGTACGCGTTCATCAGCTGCCCGACGAGGTAGCCGCACATACTGGCCAGCACGATCCGCGGCACGAACCCGAGGACCGCCTCGAAAGCCTGCTGGTTCTCCCAGTCGGATGCGGCGGGTGCATGCTGCACGACGAAGAACGAGATCGACGCGAGGATCGACACCGCGAACCCGATCACGATCGCCCGCCGGGCGGCGCGGAAGCCGTACACCTCGGCGAGCACGTCGCCGAGGATGTAGGTCAGCGGGAACAGGAATGCGCCGCCGTCGGTGATGATCTGCCATGGTCCGAGATCGAACTCGATCAGCTTCACCGCGCTGATGTTGGAGATCAACAACAGCGAGCAGAAGACCGCTACGACGATCTCGTAATGCCCCGTTCGCACTCGCGCGTGCGGGGCATCGCGGTCGATCCGGTTGTCGGTGGTCATCGGCCTCAGCTGGAGTAGTCGCGGAAGCCGCGTCCGGTCTTGCGGCCGAGGTAGCCGGCCGTCACCAGATGCTCGAGCAACGGTGCGGGCGCGAAGCCCGGCTCGCGGAACTCGAGGTACAACGTGCGCTGGATCGCCAGCGACACGTCGTTCCCGACGACGTCCAGCAACTCGAACGGCCCCATCGGCAATGCGCAGCCGAGCTTCATCGCCGTGTCGATGTCGTCGGCGGTGGCGTAGTGCGCCTCGAGCATGCGTACGGCGTCGTTGAGGTACGGGAACAGCAGCGCGTTGACGATGAATCCCGCCCGGTCGCCGCACGAGACCGCGTGCTTGCCGACGTTGGCGCACAGCGCGCGTACCGTCTCCGCCACGTCGGCGTTGGTACGCACCGTCGAAACGACCTCGACCAGCTTCATCACCGGCGCGGGGTTGAAGAAGTGCATGCCGACAACATCGCCCGGCCGCTTCGTGACCGATGCACACTCGATCACCGGCAAGGACGATGTCGTGGTGGCGAGGATCGCGCCCGGCTTGCAGATCTCGTCGAGGTTCTCGAACAGGGCCTTCTTGACGGCGAGGTCCTCGGCGATCGCCTCGACCACGATGTCGACATCGGCCATCGCCTCGATCTCGGTCGTGCCGATCAGGTGACCGAGCACGTCCGACTTCGCGTCCTCGTCGAGCTTGCCGCGCTGGATCGCCTTGTCGAGCGATCGGGTGATGCGCTCGCGTACGGCGTCGACCTTGCCCGCCGAGCGACCGACGTAGGTGACGTCATAGCCCGCCTTCGCGAACACCTCGACGATGCCCGAAGCCATCGTGCCGGTGCCGATCACGCCGACCTTTGCGACCTCGCGGCGCAGCTGCGGAGCTGAGTCGGCGGAGGGCGTCGACGAGTCGTCGACGACGACCGGCGAGTCCGGCCCTTCGTACGTGTAGAAGCCGCGGCCGCTCTTTCGGCCGAGCAGGCCAGCGGTGACCATCTGCTTGAGGACCGGTGCCGGCGCGTGCAGGCGGTCGCGGCCCTGGCGGTACATCGTCTCGAGGATCTCGTACGCCGTGTCGAGGCCGATCAGATCCAGCAGCGCGAGCGGACCCATCGGGTAGCCGCAGCCGAACCGCATCGCCGCGTCGATGTCTTCGCGGCTCGCGTACTGGCTGTCGTACATCGATGCGGCGTGGTTGAGGTAGCCGAACAGCAGCGCGTTGGCGATGAAGCCGGCCTTGTCACCTGCGACAACGGGCGCCTTGTCGAGCTGGCCCGCGAGCGCCTCGACATCCTCGATCACATCGGGCGAGGTGACGACCGTACGTACGACCTCGAGGAACTTCTGAACCGGCGCCGGGTTGAAGAAGTGCATGCCGACGACCCGACTCGGATGCTCGGTGGCGGCGGAGATCTCGGTGACCGAGAGCGACGAGGTGTTGGTCGCGAGTACGGCGTCTTCGCGGACGATCTTGTCGAGGCGGGTGATCACGTCGCGCTTGATGTCGAGGCTCTCGACGACGGCCTCGACGACCAGGTCGCATTCGGCGACGTCGTCGATGTTCGTCGTGAACGTGACCCGGTCGAACAACGCCTGCTGATCGTCGGTCGTCAGCTTCTCCCGGCGTACCGCGCGGTCGGTCGAGTGCTGGATGTGACCGCGGCCGCGCTCCAGCTGCTCATCGCTCTGCTCGACCCCGACGACGGCGAACCCGTTGCGGGCGAACACCTCGGCGATCCCGGCTCCCATCGTGCCGAGGCCGATCACGCCAACTTGCTTGAACTCCCGCGCCATCCATCGTCTCCTTGTCGAGCGGACGTTGCCGTACGAACACACTGTCGTACGTCGGGCGAAGTCTGTCATGCGCGGGGGTGGGCCACCATGAGATCGGTCACGCACGACCACCTAATAGCCTATGCGGGTGCGTCTCGTGATCGCCCGCTGTCAGGTGGACTACGCCGGTCGACTGACCGCCCATCTCCCCATGGCCAACCGCCTCATCCTGATCAAGTCCGACGGCTCCGTATCGGTCCACTCCGACGACCGCGCGTACAAACCGCTGAACTGGATGAGCCCGCCGTGCACGTTGCGCGAGTCTCAGGACGACGGAGTGACCGTTTGGACGGTCTCGGCGACCAAGACCGACGACACGCTGCGCATCCTGATCGAGGAGATCTTCCACGACTCGGAGCACGAGCTCGGCCCCGACCCGGGTCTGCAGAAGGACGGGGTGGAGAAGCATCTGCAAGAGCTGCTCGCCGAGCACCCGACGACACTCGGCGACGGCATCAGTCTGGTCCGCAGGGAGTACATGACCGCCATCGGCCCGGTCGACCTGCTGTGCAAGGACGACACGGGTGGCTCCGTCGCGGTCGAGATCAAGCGCCGCGGTGAGATCGATGGGGTCGAACAACTCACCCGCTACCTCGAGTTGATGAATCGCGACCCGCTGCTGGCCCCCGTACGCGGGGTGTTCGCCGCGCAGGAGATCAAACCGCAGGCGCGCGTACTCGCCCAGGATCGCGGGATCGAGTGCGTGACGGTCGACTACGACGACCTGCGCGGCATCGACGATCCGAGCCTGCGCCTGTTCTGAGGTGCTGTCGGCCAGAGTTTGCGGACTTTTCGGTGCTGCAGCGCGCGTACGACACCGAAAAGTCCGCAAACTCCGACACACGGTCAGCGTGAAGTAGCCGGCCGACGCTCGAACAGGCGCGACCACTGCTCGTCGAACACCGGCTCGGGTCCGACGTAACCTCCGGCTCGGAGTTTGGCGTGGACCCGGCGGACCACCTTGCGGGGCGCCCTTAGCCGGCGGTTCGTCACTCGATGGAAGCGCCACCCCGCGTCGTCGAAGCCCTCGATCCGGTCGAGATCGTGGTTCCACTGCGCAGTGTCCTCGGCGTGTTGGCGCCCGTCGTACTCGGTGACGAGCAGGTACGCGAGCCAGACGAGGTCGCCACAACCGAGGAAACGATCACCGTCGTAGATATCGAGATTGCACGCGTCGGGCTCGGGGAGCCCAGCCAGGACGAGCAGTAGACGAGTCACGCTCTCTCGGGGAGAACGCACATTCGTGCGTACGTAGGGAAGCGCTAAGCGAGCATTGCGGATGCCCTCCCAGTTGTCCGTGCCTTCGACAAAGGTCACGAGCCGTTCGATTGTCGTGGCCCCGTTGTTGATCAGCCAGTCGGCTGCGGTCACCGCGTCGACGAGGTCGAGATCGAGGCAGGCATCGACCCAGCATTGCTCCGGACGCAGTGTGCCGTTGTCGTACTCGGCGAGCCGCATGCGGCGGATCACGCGTATGCCGTCCTGCTCGGTCGCTCGCCCCGCCGACGCGAAGCGCAACGGGAGCATCGAACCGAGCTCGACTCCGTAGCAGCGTAGACCGGTCAGATGAGTGGCGGCCGCATCGCCGACGACAAGTCGAGCCGCGTCGAGGTACGTTGCGAAGTCGAGCTGAACATCCGAGCAGACATACACGCCGCGGAACACACGCTTGACCCGCGGCCCGCGCAGAAGCTGATCGCTCAGCCCATGGGCGCGCGCCGTGGAACGCGTGAACGGCGCCTTGCGGAGCGCATCGGGTATCGCGACCTGCACACCCTCAGTGTGTTGCGCGCACGCCTTTTGGTGTCGCGCTCATCCACAGGCGGCCTCCGTACGTGAGAGTTTGCGGACTTTTCGGTGCTGCAGCGCGCGTACGACACCGAAAAGTCCGCAAACTCCGCAAGGCGGCGGATCACGCAGCAGTCACGTGCACGCGGTTGGCCCACGGATCGTCGACGGTGACGGTACGCCCGTCGTCGCGCGGCTGCATGCCGTAGTGCTTCATTCGCTCGGTGAGTGCGCCGACCTCGTCCGCGTTCGGCACGATGATGTCGATCTGCCCGAGCCCGAGCGCGGGCTGTCGCGGACCGGCGCCGCGACTCTTCCAGACGTTCATCGCCATGTGGTGGTGGTACTTCCCGGCGCTGACGAACAGCGCATCCGCACCGAACCACGCCGTCGCCTCGAACCCGAGCCGGTCGACGTAGAACTCACGAGCCGTATCCGTATCACCGACCGACAGGTGGACGTGTCCGACAACGGCGTCGCCCAACCGCGGGTTGTCGATGCCCGGCTCGGTGAGGTGCTCGCGCAGGAACTCGTTCGGGTCGAGGTAGATCGTGGCCATTTCGACCTGCCCGTGGGTCCAACTCCACTGCGTACGATCGCGGTCCCAGTACAGCTCGACGCCGTTGCCCTCGGGGTCGTCGAAGTAGAACGCCTTGCTGACGAGGTGGTCGGAGCTACCCGTGAACCGCCCCGTGCCGGTACGCGCAACTGAGTTGACCGCAGCCGCCAACGCCTCCTGGGTGTCGAACAGGATCGCGGTGTGGAACAGTCCGGCCTCGCGCGGACCCGCATGCCGCAGATGTGGCGAATGCCGCAGGATCACCACCGGGTTCATCCTCCGGCCGAGCGTCACCGACCCGTCGACCTCGGCGAGTACGTCGAGTCCGATAGCGTCGCGGTAATACCGGGTCATCACGTCCAGATCGGCGACGTCGAGGGTGACGGCACCCATCGTGGTGTCGGGGGCAATCAGTTCGCTGGTCATGCGGTGCTCCGTTCATACTTGTATCTTCAACTATTCTAACGGACGCCGACCGCCGATATTCCCTGCCCTGCGAAATGCGGAGCTGCCGTCAGACCGCAGTAGTACGCAGCGCGACCGCGGTCGCGACCTCAGCAGGACGAATGAGCGGCCTTCCGCGGCCAGGATCGACACATGACCTCAGCGCTCACCGCAATCGACCTCACCAAGACGTACGGCAAGGGCGATGCAGCCATACCCGCCCTTGCCTCCGTCAGCATCGAGATCCCGGCCGGCCGGTCGCTTGCCATCATGGGCCCGTCCGGCTCGGGCAAGACCACCCTGCTGCATTGTCTTGCCGCCGTCGTACGCCCCGATGCGGGCGTGATCCGCTGGCGCGACACCGACCTCGCGCGAATCGGCGACGCCGACCGCACGCGGCTACGCCGCACGGACTTCGGGTTCGTGTTCCAGTCCGGACAGTTGCTGCCGGAGCTCCCGGCATTCGAGAACGTCGCGTTGCCGATGATGCTCGGCGGCGCAGACCGTACGACCTCATCGAAGCTCGCCGCTCAATGGCTCGGCTACCTCGGGCTCTCCGGCATGGAGCAACGACGACCCGGTGAGCTGTCCGGAGGGCAACAACAAAGAGTCGCGATCGCGCGAGCACTCGTGACGTCACCCGGAGTCGTGTTCGCCGATGAACCGACCGGAGCACTCGACCAGGACACCGGACACGAGGTGATGCGGGTGCTCTGCGAAGCCACGCGGGCCAACGGAACCTCCCTCGTCGTCGTCACGCACGACGCAGGAGTCGCCCGTTGGTGCGAGGCCACGGCCCATATGCGGGACGGCCGGCTGACCCGGACGGCGGTGGGCGCATGAAGGCGGCGTACCGACTCCATCTACTACTGCG
The sequence above is drawn from the Nocardioidaceae bacterium SCSIO 66511 genome and encodes:
- a CDS encoding FAD-dependent oxidoreductase; translation: MSKPAKHHIVILGAGYAGAYVAGNLARRLSPTDIEITVVNSAADFVHRQQLNQLAAGREIEAPDLADVFAGTGVRLRVARVAAIDPERQVVAVADDEGGGEIRYDTLVYALGSQVADQTVPGVAEHAFNVAGRPAALRLREHLSDQGAGESVLVVGDGFTGIETVTEIAEARPDLSVTLLARGGLGDRLSENARHHLRRACDRLGINVVEHTTVETVEATGVRCTDGNVLQADTTIWTAGFAVSPIAAAAGLEVTERGQIVVDRTMRSVSHPSVYAVGDTVFTLGENGRQLPMNCGSAGYTGRQAIAAIVGRLTGREIANVKLVYRYSAISLGRRDGILQLIDGEAQPKSRYLGGRKAVRVKAGIQKGALLGTRHPTLGLPKRRRRLAAEPSST
- a CDS encoding sigma-70 family RNA polymerase sigma factor, encoding MDGTSVDRFDVSRFEASRNRLASLAYRLLGSASDAEDAVQDAFLRWQSADRQRIKVPEAWLTKVVTHLCLDRLRSAQFRREHSAGAWLPEPLLDSDPMLGPSETVEQRESVSLAVLTLMERLSPLERSVYVLREAFSYSHADIAEILDLTESASQQHLHRARHHITTSRRRSLDVDPASARRVVEEFLTAASSGRTERLVALLTDDATAISDGAGLTTSLLRYETPERIAIVARAGFTPSAAKRRFAGGTLAAHYALVNGSSAILFVLSDRVVGAVTFDLAGGRIATVRGIAAPARLVRLAEQWRQHEPGLPIIAEW
- a CDS encoding DHA2 family efflux MFS transporter permease subunit, whose protein sequence is MSQNSLAPPTTAAPASRRWLTLVVVGLAQLMVVLDTTVVNIALPSAQADLGFSDGDRQWVITAYALAFGSLLLLGGRLSDLIGRRRTLLTGLIGFAAASALGGAATSFGMLVGARALQGVFGALLAPAALAVLTTTFTIPRERARAFGVFGAIAGAGGAVGLLLGGFLTQQLDWRWSLYINIVIAVVAAVGAFIFVPANERAASRPRLDLPGALLVSAGLFGLVYGFSNAESEGWGSPLTWATLAVAAVLLIGFVAWQRRTAHPLLPLSVLTDRNRAAGYVSVFMAAIGMFGVFLFVTYFLQVSLDYSPIRTGLSFLPMVGMLVIAAQLGTNLFVPRLGSKVMVPIGMLLGAFAMAYLTNLDLSSTYAADVLPALMLMGAAMGTIVPAAMQSATLGVEGQHAGVASALVNTSQQVGGAVGTALLNTLAAAAVTDYIASHAAAPTVAADAAVHSYTVAYWWCAAFFVAGAVVAGALFRRRGETEPLAVTTRR
- a CDS encoding TetR/AcrR family transcriptional regulator, giving the protein MTQFGTQEPTTKLGRKRDPGRDRVILDATLDVLAESGYDGMTIDLVAARAKAGKATLYRRWASKRELVADAVASVKPPADLDALPDTGSLRGDLIASLKAPSTEHAERKLKIMAGIVSLLNTDPTLADVVQRALIEPTAAVNRILIQRAIDRGEVSPDCDIETLAVVAPAMAAYRTLFQRLPIDSDYIVSIIDGVVVPTATGVTATGLMDACPSTSP
- the tgt gene encoding tRNA guanosine(34) transglycosylase Tgt codes for the protein MPEYFTLNHRLPGRLGRTGTIRTPHGDIETPAFIPVGTRATVKSVLPESMRELGAQALLANAYHLYLQPGDDLIDEAGGLGSFMNWPGPTFTDSGGFQVMSLGAGFKKVLSMDSSTARHDDVIAEGKERLAHVDDDGVTFKSHIDGSKHRFTPEESMRIQHNLGADIIFAFDECTTLLNTRGYQERSLERTHAWAKRCVVEHERLSAARTHRPPQALFGIVQGAQYEDLRRTAARDIASMDFDGFGIGGALEKTELGTIVGWVNEELPEDKPRHLLGIGEPDDLFTAIENGADTFDCVSASRVARSGRVLHPDGRFSIVTARCRRDLSPIDENCDCYTCCNYSRAYLHHSFKTNEMISATLATIHNERFIVRLVDDIRASIVSGAFDDFRSTFLNRYYD
- a CDS encoding SGNH/GDSL hydrolase family protein, translating into MSRRRAWLLAAVAAALAISVVVSTGLLRDESESAGGPVTPIRQADADAPHALWIGDSYTVGYGTKGPAFGYACLVSDRRGWTCELDAQSGTGFVNGGAPANDYSPLDDRLARTNSAFGPDLVVIDAGRNDREVPTPVFRRAVTGYFADVHEAFPDARFAVVLPFLLGETDAELGAVNGVLRNAARAIDATVVDTTTPEWTRMINGLPTVDAIHPTAASHAVIARRLVGDFRRLHVLTRTTARAS
- a CDS encoding queuosine precursor transporter, encoding MTTDNRIDRDAPHARVRTGHYEIVVAVFCSLLLISNISAVKLIEFDLGPWQIITDGGAFLFPLTYILGDVLAEVYGFRAARRAIVIGFAVSILASISFFVVQHAPAASDWENQQAFEAVLGFVPRIVLASMCGYLVGQLMNAYVLVAIKKRTREGNLWARLLGSTVVGEFFDTLVFCTIAFFGVITGGTFVNYAITGYVYKVAVEVIFLPVTYAVIGWIKRREPSYA
- a CDS encoding 3-hydroxybutyryl-CoA dehydrogenase; its protein translation is MAREFKQVGVIGLGTMGAGIAEVFARNGFAVVGVEQSDEQLERGRGHIQHSTDRAVRREKLTTDDQQALFDRVTFTTNIDDVAECDLVVEAVVESLDIKRDVITRLDKIVREDAVLATNTSSLSVTEISAATEHPSRVVGMHFFNPAPVQKFLEVVRTVVTSPDVIEDVEALAGQLDKAPVVAGDKAGFIANALLFGYLNHAASMYDSQYASREDIDAAMRFGCGYPMGPLALLDLIGLDTAYEILETMYRQGRDRLHAPAPVLKQMVTAGLLGRKSGRGFYTYEGPDSPVVVDDSSTPSADSAPQLRREVAKVGVIGTGTMASGIVEVFAKAGYDVTYVGRSAGKVDAVRERITRSLDKAIQRGKLDEDAKSDVLGHLIGTTEIEAMADVDIVVEAIAEDLAVKKALFENLDEICKPGAILATTTSSLPVIECASVTKRPGDVVGMHFFNPAPVMKLVEVVSTVRTNADVAETVRALCANVGKHAVSCGDRAGFIVNALLFPYLNDAVRMLEAHYATADDIDTAMKLGCALPMGPFELLDVVGNDVSLAIQRTLYLEFREPGFAPAPLLEHLVTAGYLGRKTGRGFRDYSS
- the nucS gene encoding endonuclease NucS, with the translated sequence MRVRLVIARCQVDYAGRLTAHLPMANRLILIKSDGSVSVHSDDRAYKPLNWMSPPCTLRESQDDGVTVWTVSATKTDDTLRILIEEIFHDSEHELGPDPGLQKDGVEKHLQELLAEHPTTLGDGISLVRREYMTAIGPVDLLCKDDTGGSVAVEIKRRGEIDGVEQLTRYLELMNRDPLLAPVRGVFAAQEIKPQARVLAQDRGIECVTVDYDDLRGIDDPSLRLF